From Streptomyces sp. TLI_053, a single genomic window includes:
- the folP gene encoding dihydropteroate synthase: MSNSVPYSLPAGLPRLDRCAVMGVVNVTPDSFSDGGLWHDPAKAIAHGLALRARGADLVDVGGESTRPGSQRVPEEEELRRVVPVVRELAAAGVAVSVDTMRASVAERAVEAGALLVNDVSGGLADPAMARVVAATGVPFVVMHWRGQSADMDRLAVYGDVVADVVAELTARVEALVAAGVDERQLILDPGLGFAKTAEHNWALLGRLDALTALRRPVLVAASRKRFLGTLLADPETGELRPARERDDATAAVSVLSAGAGAWAVRVHDVSGTADAVRVVAAWQRAARQG, from the coding sequence ATGAGCAATTCGGTGCCCTACTCGCTGCCCGCCGGACTGCCGCGGCTGGACCGCTGCGCGGTCATGGGCGTGGTCAACGTGACCCCCGACTCCTTCTCGGACGGCGGACTGTGGCACGACCCCGCGAAGGCGATCGCCCACGGCCTCGCCCTGCGCGCCCGGGGCGCCGACCTGGTCGACGTGGGCGGCGAGTCCACCCGGCCGGGATCGCAGCGGGTCCCGGAGGAGGAGGAACTGCGACGGGTCGTCCCGGTGGTGCGGGAACTGGCCGCGGCCGGGGTCGCGGTCTCCGTCGACACCATGCGGGCCTCGGTGGCCGAGCGGGCGGTGGAGGCCGGCGCGCTGCTCGTCAACGACGTCTCCGGGGGCCTGGCCGACCCCGCGATGGCCCGGGTGGTGGCCGCGACCGGTGTGCCCTTCGTGGTGATGCACTGGCGCGGGCAGTCCGCCGACATGGACCGGCTGGCCGTCTACGGCGACGTGGTCGCCGACGTGGTCGCCGAGCTCACCGCCCGGGTGGAGGCGCTGGTCGCCGCCGGGGTCGACGAACGGCAGCTGATCCTCGACCCGGGGCTCGGCTTCGCGAAGACCGCCGAGCACAACTGGGCGCTGCTCGGCCGGCTCGACGCCCTCACCGCGCTCCGCCGTCCCGTCCTGGTCGCCGCATCGCGCAAGCGGTTCCTGGGTACGCTGCTGGCCGACCCGGAAACCGGGGAGCTGCGCCCGGCCCGGGAGCGCGACGACGCCACTGCCGCGGTGTCGGTGCTGTCGGCGGGGGCCGGTGCCTGGGCGGTGCGGGTGCACGACGTGTCCGGGACGGCGGATGCCGTCCGCGTGGTCGCGGCCTGGCAGCGCGCGGCCCGGCAGGGGTGA
- a CDS encoding phosphatidylglycerol lysyltransferase domain-containing protein: MSVPVSVEPSPEQPQRRRGLQTLRTQAAAVPRAWLPGAVGYACLLIGLVDIASAVFPKLRHTKVHTFAGQLPGGTTTLAAAGTLMVGLLLVLLAHALRRRKRRAWRVVCVLLPVGAALHLLRWHQLGPAVISLVLFVVMLVHQREFYAKADPRTRWRAVVNLVVLGAVSVLIGLLIVSTRTKYELGHPGLYQRLEHVLYGLFGFEGPVHYNSDRMADLVGYLLGAMGLITAFTTTYLALRPEKPKPELTAEDEVRVRALLERHGERDSLGYFALRRDKSVLFSPTGKAAISYRVVSGVMLASGDPVGDVEAWPGAIKVFMAEAREHAWVPAVMGCSEVGGEVWTREAGLDALELGDEAIVDTASFSLAGRAMRNVRQMVKRIERNGYSCQVRRVSELGGEERERIADAAARWRGTDTERGFSMALGRFGEPGDDACVVVTAHKAPEEGESGDDLKAVLHFVPWGEDGISLELMRRDRAADPGLNELLIVAALQAVPAMGVRRVSLNFAMFRSALARGERIGAGPVLRAWRGLLVFLSRWFQIESLYKFNAKFQPEWEPRFLVFPNTRDLPRIGFAAMQAEAFITLGMPRFGRRPRRQGLQPAGARPEVTEAA; encoded by the coding sequence ATGAGCGTTCCCGTGTCCGTTGAGCCGAGCCCCGAGCAGCCGCAGCGCCGTCGCGGCCTGCAGACGCTTCGTACCCAAGCGGCCGCCGTTCCGAGGGCCTGGCTCCCGGGTGCGGTCGGCTACGCCTGTCTGCTGATCGGACTGGTCGACATCGCCAGCGCGGTGTTCCCCAAGCTCCGGCACACCAAGGTGCACACCTTCGCCGGGCAGCTGCCGGGCGGCACCACCACGCTGGCCGCGGCCGGCACCCTGATGGTCGGCCTGCTCCTGGTGCTGCTCGCGCACGCGCTGCGCCGGCGCAAGCGGCGCGCCTGGCGGGTGGTGTGCGTGCTGCTGCCGGTGGGCGCGGCACTGCACCTGCTGCGCTGGCACCAGCTCGGCCCGGCCGTCATCTCGCTGGTGCTGTTCGTGGTCATGCTGGTCCACCAGCGCGAGTTCTACGCCAAGGCCGACCCGCGCACCCGCTGGCGGGCGGTGGTGAACCTGGTCGTCCTGGGCGCCGTGAGCGTCCTGATCGGCCTGCTGATCGTCAGTACCCGGACCAAGTACGAGCTGGGGCACCCGGGCCTGTACCAGCGGCTGGAGCACGTCCTCTACGGGCTGTTCGGCTTCGAGGGGCCGGTGCACTACAACTCGGACCGGATGGCGGACCTGGTCGGCTACCTGCTCGGCGCGATGGGTCTGATCACCGCCTTCACCACCACCTACCTCGCGCTGCGGCCGGAGAAGCCGAAGCCGGAGCTGACCGCCGAGGACGAGGTGAGGGTCCGGGCGCTGCTGGAGCGGCACGGCGAGCGGGACTCGCTGGGCTACTTCGCGCTGCGCCGGGACAAGAGCGTGCTGTTCTCGCCCACCGGCAAGGCGGCGATCTCCTACCGGGTGGTGTCCGGCGTGATGCTGGCCTCCGGCGACCCGGTCGGCGACGTCGAGGCCTGGCCGGGCGCGATCAAGGTGTTCATGGCCGAGGCCCGCGAGCACGCCTGGGTGCCGGCCGTGATGGGCTGCAGCGAGGTCGGCGGCGAGGTCTGGACCCGGGAGGCGGGGCTGGACGCGCTGGAGCTGGGGGACGAGGCGATCGTCGACACCGCCTCCTTCTCGCTCGCCGGGCGGGCCATGCGCAACGTCCGTCAGATGGTCAAGCGGATCGAGCGCAACGGTTACTCCTGCCAGGTCCGCCGGGTCTCCGAGCTCGGCGGGGAGGAGCGGGAGCGGATCGCCGACGCGGCGGCCCGCTGGCGCGGCACCGACACCGAGCGCGGCTTCTCGATGGCGCTCGGCCGGTTCGGCGAGCCGGGCGACGACGCCTGCGTGGTGGTCACCGCCCACAAGGCGCCGGAGGAGGGCGAGAGCGGCGACGACCTCAAGGCGGTGCTGCACTTCGTGCCCTGGGGCGAGGACGGCATCTCGCTGGAGCTGATGCGCCGTGACCGGGCGGCCGACCCGGGCCTGAACGAGCTGCTGATCGTCGCCGCGCTCCAGGCCGTCCCGGCGATGGGGGTGCGCCGGGTGTCGCTGAACTTCGCGATGTTCCGTTCGGCGCTCGCGCGTGGCGAGCGGATCGGCGCGGGACCGGTGCTGCGCGCCTGGCGCGGGCTGCTGGTGTTCCTGTCGCGCTGGTTCCAGATCGAGTCGCTGTACAAGTTCAACGCGAAGTTCCAGCCGGAGTGGGAGCCGCGCTTCCTGGTCTTCCCGAACACCAGGGACCTGCCCAGGATCGGCTTCGCGGCGATGCAGGCGGAGGCCTTCATCACCCTCGGCATGCCGCGCTTCGGCCGCAGGCCGCGCCGCCAGGGGCTGCAGCCGGCGGGGGCCAGGCCGGAGGTCACCGAGGCCGCCTGA
- the tilS gene encoding tRNA lysidine(34) synthetase TilS, giving the protein MGPHPAVAAIRLAVRRTLADLAAEAGSTFTAPAREPRERVPGVPVAAAALPAAVGTTLIGNAHRHPSGLPRTPAAPGSPLVLVAVSGGADSMALAIAAAFEAPKIGLRVGAVTVDHGLQSGSAERADQVADRLRELGLDPVEAIAVRVGREGGPEAAARDARYAALDAAAERHRAVAVLLGHTRDDQAETVLLGLARGSGARSLAGMPAQKGRYRRPLLELDRAATRQACSAQAIQVWDDPHNCDPAYTRARVRHEVLPVLEKHLGGGVVEALARTARLFRDDADALDQWAALAERDIRTGEGALDAGKLSELPPAVRRRVLRRAALRAGCPAGDLFARHLETIDLLVTGWRGQGPLHLPGGVEATRRCGTLVFRRQGD; this is encoded by the coding sequence GTGGGCCCACACCCCGCTGTAGCCGCGATACGCCTGGCCGTACGCCGCACCCTCGCCGACCTCGCCGCCGAGGCCGGTTCCACCTTCACCGCGCCCGCCCGCGAACCGCGCGAGCGCGTCCCCGGCGTGCCGGTGGCCGCCGCCGCCCTGCCGGCCGCCGTCGGCACCACGCTGATCGGCAACGCCCACCGCCATCCGTCCGGGCTGCCCCGCACCCCCGCCGCGCCCGGCTCGCCGCTGGTCCTGGTCGCCGTCAGCGGCGGTGCGGACTCCATGGCGCTCGCCATCGCCGCCGCCTTCGAGGCCCCCAAGATCGGTCTGCGGGTCGGCGCCGTCACCGTCGACCACGGCCTCCAGTCCGGCTCCGCCGAGCGGGCCGACCAGGTCGCCGACCGGCTGCGCGAGCTCGGCCTCGACCCGGTCGAGGCGATCGCCGTCCGGGTCGGCCGCGAGGGCGGCCCCGAGGCCGCCGCCAGGGACGCCCGGTACGCGGCCCTGGACGCGGCCGCCGAGCGGCACCGCGCGGTCGCCGTGCTGCTCGGCCACACCCGCGACGACCAGGCCGAGACCGTGCTGCTGGGCCTGGCCCGGGGGTCCGGCGCCCGCTCGCTGGCCGGCATGCCGGCCCAGAAGGGCCGCTACCGGCGCCCGCTGCTGGAGCTCGACCGGGCCGCCACCCGGCAGGCGTGCTCCGCCCAGGCGATCCAGGTCTGGGACGACCCGCACAACTGCGACCCGGCCTACACCCGCGCCCGGGTCCGGCACGAGGTGCTGCCGGTGCTGGAGAAGCACCTGGGCGGCGGCGTGGTCGAGGCGCTCGCCCGGACCGCCCGGCTGTTCCGCGACGACGCCGACGCGCTCGACCAGTGGGCCGCGCTCGCCGAACGCGACATCCGGACGGGCGAAGGCGCCCTGGACGCCGGGAAGCTGTCCGAGCTGCCCCCCGCCGTGCGCCGCCGGGTGCTGCGCCGGGCCGCGCTGCGGGCGGGCTGTCCGGCCGGGGACCTCTTCGCCCGGCACCTGGAGACGATCGACCTGCTGGTCACCGGATGGCGTGGTCAGGGGCCGCTGCACCTACCCGGGGGCGTCGAGGCCACCCGCCGGTGTGGCACGCTGGTCTTTCGGCGACAGGGCGACTGA
- the folK gene encoding 2-amino-4-hydroxy-6-hydroxymethyldihydropteridine diphosphokinase, translating into MTTSDPTAAPSTFDLEQRVDSADTTLHSQRCAVIALGSNLGNRLDTLQGAVDALADTPGLKVKAVSAVYETDAVGGPSEQPAYYNAVVVLRTTLPPRDLLERGNAIEDAFGRVRTVHWGPRTLDVDILAYEGVVSEDPELLLPHPRSHERAFVLAPWLDAQPEAEVPGHGPVGALLAALGGPDAQGVRRREDIRLTLPE; encoded by the coding sequence ATGACCACCAGTGACCCGACCGCCGCGCCGAGCACCTTCGACCTGGAGCAGCGGGTCGACTCGGCCGACACCACCCTGCACAGCCAGCGCTGCGCCGTGATCGCCCTCGGCTCCAACCTCGGCAACCGTCTGGACACCCTCCAGGGGGCCGTGGACGCCCTCGCGGACACGCCCGGGCTGAAGGTCAAGGCCGTCTCCGCGGTGTACGAGACGGACGCCGTGGGCGGTCCCTCCGAGCAGCCCGCGTACTACAACGCCGTGGTCGTGCTCCGCACCACCCTGCCGCCCCGCGACCTGCTGGAGCGCGGCAACGCGATCGAGGACGCCTTCGGCCGGGTCCGCACCGTCCACTGGGGCCCGCGCACCCTGGACGTCGACATCCTGGCCTACGAGGGCGTCGTCAGCGAGGACCCGGAGCTGCTGCTCCCGCACCCGCGCTCGCACGAGCGCGCCTTCGTGCTCGCCCCGTGGCTGGACGCCCAGCCGGAGGCCGAGGTGCCCGGGCACGGGCCGGTCGGCGCGCTGCTGGCGGCCCTCGGCGGCCCGGACGCCCAGGGTGTCCGGCGCCGCGAGGACATCCGGCTGACCCTGCCGGAGTAG
- a CDS encoding alpha/beta hydrolase-fold protein translates to MELTSDALMNSLLALGSAALVITLWLWPRLARQRPLPVLGRVGLLTLTQIVLVSVLALSVNNSFGFYTSWDDLLGSGGTKLALTSNEARKGGAPVGDALVQPTNEGGMETVGDLPKGPPEEVGRVESVRITGKETGLSDQMFVYLPPEYFDPKLALTRFPVMLAIAGYPGITVNLMKELPVVQQAIELQRAGKMQPTVVVLSRPTLEPPRNTECVDVAGGPRTETWFTKDVPEALHSAYRIGRSPASWAVFGYSTGGSCAFRLAMRSPNVFGVTAGLHGDVKVVEDQFTGGSLFGGDRTLAEQSDLTWRLQNLPAPPLSMLVVSTRKEADYPQTVQFVELAQQVAASNPQFQVESMYLDDGGHNFDSWIRELPATLEWIGNHLG, encoded by the coding sequence ATGGAACTGACCAGCGACGCGCTGATGAACTCGCTGCTTGCCCTGGGTTCGGCCGCGCTCGTGATCACCCTGTGGCTGTGGCCGCGGCTGGCGAGGCAGCGCCCACTCCCGGTGCTCGGCCGGGTCGGCCTGTTGACGCTGACTCAGATCGTGCTGGTGTCGGTGCTGGCGCTCAGCGTCAACAACTCCTTCGGGTTCTACACCTCCTGGGACGACCTGCTCGGCTCGGGCGGCACCAAGCTCGCCCTCACCAGCAACGAGGCCCGCAAGGGCGGCGCACCGGTCGGCGACGCCCTGGTCCAGCCGACGAACGAGGGCGGCATGGAGACGGTCGGGGACCTGCCCAAGGGGCCGCCCGAGGAGGTCGGCCGGGTGGAGTCGGTCCGGATCACCGGCAAGGAGACCGGACTGTCCGACCAGATGTTCGTCTACCTGCCGCCGGAGTACTTCGACCCCAAGCTCGCCCTGACCCGGTTCCCGGTGATGCTGGCGATCGCCGGCTACCCCGGCATCACGGTCAATCTGATGAAGGAGCTGCCGGTCGTCCAGCAGGCGATCGAGCTCCAGCGGGCCGGGAAGATGCAGCCGACCGTCGTGGTGCTGTCCCGCCCGACCCTGGAACCGCCGCGGAACACCGAGTGCGTGGACGTCGCCGGCGGGCCCCGCACCGAGACCTGGTTCACCAAGGACGTCCCCGAGGCGCTGCACTCCGCCTACCGGATCGGCCGCTCCCCCGCCTCCTGGGCCGTCTTCGGCTACTCGACCGGCGGCAGCTGTGCGTTCCGGCTGGCGATGCGCTCTCCGAACGTGTTCGGCGTCACGGCCGGACTGCACGGCGACGTGAAGGTCGTCGAGGACCAGTTCACCGGCGGCAGCCTGTTCGGCGGGGACCGGACGCTGGCGGAGCAGAGCGACCTCACCTGGCGGCTGCAGAACCTGCCCGCCCCGCCGCTGTCGATGCTGGTGGTCTCCACCCGCAAGGAGGCCGACTACCCGCAGACGGTCCAGTTCGTCGAGCTGGCCCAGCAGGTGGCCGCCTCCAATCCGCAGTTCCAGGTGGAGTCGATGTACCTGGACGACGGCGGCCACAACTTCGACAGCTGGATCCGCGAGCTGCCGGCCACCCTGGAGTGGATCGGCAACCACCTCGGCTAG
- the hpt gene encoding hypoxanthine phosphoribosyltransferase — MDQNDMGADLAKVLISKDEIDAKLLELAERIDRDYAGKDLLIVGVLKGAVMVMADLARALHSQVTMDWMAVSSYGMGTKSSGVVRILKDLDTDIAGRDVLIVEDIIDSGLTLSWLLGNLGSRGPASLEVCTLLRKPDAAKVEIDVKYVGFDIPNEFVVGYGLDYAEKLRNLPFIGTLAPHVYGG, encoded by the coding sequence GTGGACCAGAACGACATGGGCGCTGACCTCGCGAAGGTGCTCATCAGCAAGGACGAGATCGACGCGAAGCTCCTGGAGCTGGCCGAGCGCATCGACCGGGACTACGCAGGCAAGGACCTGCTGATCGTCGGCGTCCTCAAGGGGGCCGTGATGGTCATGGCCGACCTCGCCCGCGCCCTGCACTCGCAGGTGACCATGGACTGGATGGCGGTCTCCTCCTACGGGATGGGCACCAAGTCCTCCGGTGTGGTCCGGATCCTGAAGGACCTGGACACCGACATCGCCGGCCGGGACGTGCTGATCGTCGAGGACATCATCGACTCCGGTCTGACGCTGTCCTGGCTGCTCGGCAACCTGGGCTCGCGCGGCCCGGCCTCGCTGGAGGTCTGCACCCTGCTGCGCAAGCCCGACGCGGCCAAGGTCGAGATCGACGTCAAGTACGTCGGCTTCGACATCCCCAACGAGTTCGTGGTCGGCTACGGTCTCGACTACGCGGAGAAGCTCCGCAACCTCCCCTTCATCGGCACTCTCGCCCCGCACGTCTACGGCGGCTGA
- a CDS encoding nuclear transport factor 2 family protein produces the protein MSGETAGRRSIEADREAALEANRALYEALENGDQEAVEDAWLGAGEADDKGGVVCVHPGWPVLRGRAQVTRSYMLIMANTEYIQFILTDEEAEVQGDVALVTCTENILSGGEAEEEGELGPLVGGKVVSTNLFRRTPAGWKLWSHHGSPVLTSADEDDED, from the coding sequence TTGAGCGGGGAGACAGCGGGCCGACGGTCCATCGAGGCGGACCGCGAGGCGGCCCTGGAGGCCAACCGCGCGCTCTACGAGGCGCTGGAGAACGGCGACCAGGAGGCGGTGGAGGACGCCTGGCTGGGCGCGGGCGAGGCGGACGACAAGGGGGGCGTCGTCTGCGTCCACCCGGGGTGGCCGGTGCTGCGCGGACGGGCCCAGGTGACCCGCTCCTACATGCTGATCATGGCGAACACCGAGTACATCCAGTTCATCCTCACCGACGAGGAGGCGGAGGTGCAGGGCGATGTGGCCCTTGTCACGTGCACCGAGAACATCCTTTCCGGCGGCGAGGCGGAGGAGGAGGGCGAGCTCGGCCCGCTGGTCGGCGGAAAGGTCGTGTCGACCAATCTCTTCCGGCGCACTCCGGCCGGGTGGAAACTGTGGTCGCACCACGGTTCACCCGTTCTGACCAGCGCCGACGAGGACGACGAGGACTGA
- the ftsH gene encoding ATP-dependent zinc metalloprotease FtsH, protein MDVKRYFRAPIMWIVLAVLAVIVLMQVVSDSNGYKTVDTGQVVAAIDAKQVKSAQITTGDSNTIKIQLKDGAKLPAVGTGKPQSGSKFQASYIGDQGVGIADKLQAQINDNDQSTLTEGYTVSPEKQSTLVSLLLSMLPIVIIVLVFLFLMNQMQGGGSRVMQFGKSKAKLLTKDTPKTTFSDVAGADEAVEELHEIKEFLQEPAKFQAVGAKIPKGVLLYGPPGTGKTLLARAVAGEAGVPFYSISGSDFVEMFVGVGASRVRDLFEQAKANAPAIVFVDEIDAVGRHRGAGLGGGHDEREQTLNQLLVEMDGFDVKGGVILIAATNRPDILDPALLRPGRFDRQIAVERPDLQGRLDILKVHQKGKPIAPDVDLSAVAKRTPGFTGADLSNVLNEAALLTARSDKKLIDNNILDEAIDRVVAGPQKRTRIMSDKEKKITAYHEGGHALVAAACQYSDPVHKITILSRGRALGYTMVLPEEDKYSTTRNEMLDQLAYMLGGRAAEELVFHDPTTGASNDIEKATATARAMVTQYGMTERLGAIKFGSDNSEPFLGREMGHQRDYSEEVAGLVDEEVKKLIESAHNEAWEILVENRDVLDNLVLELLEKETLNKEQIAEIFAPIVKRPTRPAWTGSARRTPSTRPPVQSPKELALTNGAGAAEAAPADVVKLPQLPVEPPTEG, encoded by the coding sequence ATGGACGTCAAGCGATACTTCCGTGCGCCGATCATGTGGATCGTGCTGGCCGTCCTCGCCGTCATCGTGCTGATGCAGGTCGTTTCGGATTCGAACGGCTACAAGACGGTGGACACCGGGCAGGTCGTCGCAGCGATCGACGCGAAGCAGGTCAAGTCGGCGCAGATCACCACTGGTGACTCGAACACGATCAAGATCCAACTGAAGGACGGCGCGAAGCTGCCCGCCGTGGGCACCGGCAAGCCGCAGTCCGGCAGCAAGTTCCAGGCCTCCTACATCGGGGACCAGGGCGTCGGCATCGCCGACAAGCTGCAGGCGCAGATCAACGACAACGACCAGAGCACGCTGACCGAGGGCTACACCGTCAGCCCCGAGAAGCAGAGCACCCTCGTCAGCCTGCTGCTGTCGATGCTGCCGATCGTGATCATCGTGCTGGTCTTCCTCTTCCTGATGAACCAGATGCAGGGCGGCGGCTCGCGCGTCATGCAGTTCGGCAAGTCCAAGGCGAAGCTGCTCACCAAGGACACCCCGAAGACCACCTTCTCCGACGTCGCGGGCGCGGACGAGGCGGTCGAGGAGCTCCACGAGATCAAGGAGTTCCTCCAGGAGCCGGCCAAGTTCCAGGCCGTCGGCGCCAAGATCCCCAAGGGTGTGCTGCTCTACGGCCCGCCCGGGACCGGCAAGACCCTGCTGGCGCGTGCCGTCGCGGGCGAGGCCGGGGTGCCGTTCTACTCGATCTCCGGTTCCGACTTCGTCGAGATGTTCGTCGGTGTCGGCGCCAGCCGGGTCCGCGACCTCTTCGAGCAGGCCAAGGCGAACGCCCCGGCGATCGTCTTCGTCGACGAGATCGACGCCGTCGGCCGGCACCGCGGTGCGGGCCTCGGCGGCGGCCACGACGAGCGCGAGCAGACCCTCAACCAGCTGCTGGTCGAGATGGACGGCTTCGACGTCAAGGGCGGCGTCATCCTGATCGCCGCCACCAACCGCCCGGACATCCTGGACCCGGCGCTGCTGCGTCCGGGCCGCTTCGACCGTCAGATCGCGGTCGAGCGCCCCGACCTCCAGGGCCGTCTGGACATCCTCAAGGTGCACCAGAAGGGCAAGCCGATCGCGCCCGACGTCGACCTCTCGGCCGTCGCCAAGCGCACCCCCGGCTTCACCGGTGCCGATCTGTCGAACGTCCTGAACGAGGCGGCGCTGCTGACCGCCCGCTCGGACAAGAAGCTGATCGACAACAACATCCTGGACGAGGCGATCGACCGCGTCGTGGCGGGTCCGCAGAAGCGCACGCGGATCATGTCCGACAAGGAGAAGAAGATCACCGCGTACCACGAGGGCGGCCACGCCCTGGTCGCGGCGGCCTGCCAGTACAGCGACCCGGTGCACAAGATCACCATCCTGTCCCGCGGCCGGGCCCTCGGCTACACCATGGTGCTGCCGGAGGAGGACAAGTACTCCACCACCCGCAACGAGATGCTCGACCAGCTGGCCTACATGCTGGGCGGGCGCGCGGCGGAGGAGCTGGTCTTCCACGACCCGACCACCGGTGCCTCCAACGACATCGAGAAGGCCACCGCCACCGCGCGGGCCATGGTCACCCAGTACGGCATGACCGAGCGCCTCGGTGCCATCAAGTTCGGCAGCGACAACTCGGAGCCGTTCCTGGGCCGCGAGATGGGCCACCAGCGCGACTACTCGGAAGAGGTCGCCGGGCTGGTGGACGAAGAGGTCAAGAAGCTCATCGAGAGCGCGCACAACGAGGCCTGGGAGATCCTGGTCGAGAACCGCGACGTGCTCGACAACCTGGTCCTGGAGCTCCTCGAGAAGGAGACCCTCAACAAGGAGCAGATCGCCGAGATCTTCGCGCCGATCGTCAAGCGCCCGACCCGTCCGGCCTGGACCGGCTCCGCCCGTCGGACGCCGTCCACCCGCCCGCCGGTGCAGTCGCCCAAGGAGCTGGCGCTCACCAACGGCGCCGGCGCCGCCGAGGCCGCTCCGGCCGACGTGGTCAAGCTCCCGCAGCTGCCCGTCGAGCCGCCCACCGAGGGCTGA
- the folE gene encoding GTP cyclohydrolase I FolE codes for MIDPVTLDGPPAVGTFDQKRAENAIRELLLAVGEDPDREGLLETPARVARAYKEIFAGLWQEPEDVLTTTFDLGHDEMVLVKDIELTSVCEHHLVPFRGVAHVGYIPSPSGKITGLSKLARLVDVYARRPQVQERLTSQVADALMRILEPRGAIVVVECEHMCMSMRGIRKPGAKTITSCVRGQLRDPATRAEAMSLIIGR; via the coding sequence ATGATCGACCCGGTGACGCTCGACGGTCCGCCCGCCGTCGGCACGTTCGACCAGAAGCGGGCCGAGAACGCGATCCGTGAACTCCTGCTCGCGGTCGGTGAGGACCCGGACCGCGAGGGTCTGCTGGAGACCCCGGCCCGGGTGGCGCGGGCCTACAAGGAGATATTCGCGGGCCTCTGGCAGGAGCCCGAGGACGTCCTGACCACCACCTTCGACCTCGGCCACGACGAGATGGTGCTGGTCAAGGACATCGAGCTGACCTCCGTCTGCGAGCACCACCTGGTGCCGTTCCGCGGGGTCGCGCACGTCGGGTACATCCCGTCCCCCAGCGGCAAGATCACCGGCCTGTCCAAGCTGGCCCGGCTGGTCGACGTCTACGCCCGCCGGCCGCAGGTGCAGGAGCGCCTCACCAGCCAGGTCGCCGACGCGCTGATGCGGATCCTGGAACCGCGCGGCGCGATCGTGGTCGTCGAGTGCGAGCACATGTGCATGTCGATGCGCGGCATCCGCAAGCCCGGCGCCAAGACCATCACCTCCTGCGTGCGCGGACAGCTGCGCGACCCGGCCACCCGGGCCGAGGCGATGAGCCTCATCATCGGGCGCTGA
- a CDS encoding ferritin-like domain-containing protein: MLSTRSLFEEIYRNDEAYQLFCSIAAGGEDQGGWENERITELTRDPVLAPKIARHGADERKHGRIFTQLLHKRGLPKVDVPAEADYCMLLERQGVGLAHERLTTDIPLTDREIITYLAHSRVTEQRAAEQMRQLVKAYGDNPDLGRAMRMISADEDNHLAYCHEELLRLSAEGHGPYIRHVLETCARGEIRTHRDVGLAVTSRMARILAWPRWQLAVVTAGLHALYLYDLLYGWRRMVRLRMPARRDALGTPAPPHAGPEPL; encoded by the coding sequence ATGCTCAGCACCCGATCCCTCTTCGAGGAGATCTACCGGAACGACGAGGCCTACCAGTTGTTCTGCAGCATCGCCGCCGGCGGCGAGGACCAGGGCGGCTGGGAGAACGAGCGGATCACCGAACTCACCCGTGACCCGGTCCTCGCCCCGAAGATCGCCCGGCACGGCGCCGACGAGCGCAAGCACGGGCGGATCTTCACCCAGCTGCTGCACAAGCGCGGCCTGCCCAAGGTCGACGTCCCCGCCGAGGCCGACTACTGCATGCTGCTCGAGCGGCAGGGCGTCGGCCTCGCCCACGAGCGCCTGACCACGGACATCCCGCTGACCGACCGCGAGATCATCACCTATCTGGCGCACAGCCGGGTGACCGAGCAGCGTGCGGCCGAGCAGATGCGCCAGCTGGTCAAGGCGTACGGGGACAACCCCGACCTCGGCCGGGCGATGCGGATGATCTCGGCGGACGAGGACAACCACCTCGCCTACTGCCACGAGGAACTGCTGCGGCTCTCGGCGGAGGGCCACGGGCCGTACATCCGGCACGTCCTGGAGACCTGCGCCCGGGGCGAGATCCGCACCCACCGGGACGTCGGGCTGGCGGTGACGTCCCGGATGGCCCGGATCCTCGCCTGGCCGCGCTGGCAGCTGGCCGTGGTCACGGCCGGCCTGCACGCGCTCTACCTCTACGACCTGCTGTACGGCTGGCGGCGGATGGTGCGGCTGCGGATGCCCGCCCGGCGGGACGCGCTGGGCACCCCGGCCCCGCCGCACGCCGGGCCCGAGCCGCTCTGA
- the folB gene encoding dihydroneopterin aldolase has translation MDRVTLRGLRARGHHGVFERERAEGQTFVVDLVLFLDTRPAAAGDDLTRTAHYGIVAEEVTAIIAGEPVELIETLAQRIADQCLKHEPVQEVEVTVHKPDAPITVPFDDVTVTIHRARG, from the coding sequence CTGGACCGCGTCACTCTGCGGGGCCTGCGTGCCCGCGGCCACCACGGTGTTTTCGAGCGTGAGCGGGCCGAGGGCCAGACCTTCGTGGTCGACCTGGTGCTGTTCCTGGACACCCGTCCCGCCGCCGCCGGCGACGACCTGACCCGCACGGCGCACTACGGCATCGTGGCCGAGGAGGTCACCGCGATCATCGCGGGCGAGCCGGTCGAGCTGATCGAGACCCTGGCCCAGCGGATCGCGGACCAGTGCCTGAAGCACGAGCCGGTGCAGGAGGTCGAGGTGACCGTGCACAAGCCGGACGCGCCGATCACCGTGCCGTTCGACGACGTGACCGTGACCATCCACCGGGCCCGCGGGTGA